One region of Jatrophihabitans sp. genomic DNA includes:
- a CDS encoding DinB family protein has protein sequence MTTYSGTKEFEGAAFVRASFKGATLRFSDVSGVTMRGVDVDGLDIDSHDLSFGSLFVNGVDVVPLVEAELNRQFPGRELQKAQTPAGLREGWAAVQSAWQTTVASTPPDLADAHVEDEWSLAQTLRHLILATDAWLRGGILRMQHPFHEIGQIFTGADKMGFDMSIFRAEPPAYEEVLAVRAERQQLVTDFLATATAELLAEVRENPWGGGDWHPSVGDCIRVILEEEWAHLRYIRRDLARMR, from the coding sequence ATGACGACCTATTCCGGCACGAAGGAGTTCGAAGGCGCGGCCTTCGTCAGGGCGAGCTTCAAGGGCGCCACCCTGCGATTCTCCGATGTCAGCGGTGTGACGATGCGCGGCGTTGATGTGGACGGACTCGACATCGACAGCCACGACCTGTCCTTCGGCAGCCTCTTCGTCAATGGGGTCGACGTGGTGCCGCTAGTGGAAGCCGAGCTCAACCGGCAGTTCCCGGGTCGCGAGCTGCAGAAGGCGCAGACGCCCGCCGGCCTGCGCGAGGGTTGGGCCGCTGTGCAGTCCGCGTGGCAGACGACGGTGGCGAGCACGCCGCCGGACCTGGCGGACGCCCACGTCGAGGACGAGTGGTCCTTGGCCCAGACCCTGCGGCACCTCATCCTGGCGACCGACGCCTGGCTCCGCGGCGGGATCCTGCGGATGCAGCACCCGTTCCACGAGATCGGTCAGATCTTCACCGGCGCCGACAAGATGGGCTTCGACATGTCGATCTTCCGCGCCGAGCCGCCGGCCTACGAGGAGGTCCTCGCGGTACGGGCCGAGCGACAGCAGCTGGTGACCGACTTTCTCGCCACGGCCACGGCAGAACTGCTCGCCGAGGTTCGCGAGAACCCGTGGGGCGGCGGTGACTGGCATCCCAGCGTCGGTGACTGCATTCGCGTGATCCTGGAGGAGGAATGGGCGCACCTGCGCTACATCCGACGGGATCTCGCTCGTATGC